One genomic window of Pecten maximus chromosome 3, xPecMax1.1, whole genome shotgun sequence includes the following:
- the LOC117324611 gene encoding uncharacterized protein LOC117324611: MAEGGPQLTPPDNPSGNSHLLDCPICLEQLRQPKCLPCHHSLCQECLTSYIIREVSGTSDTAVSFTCPVCRKLTHPVDKSEDKEDWAKQFPTDIAVVEMIELKNRSSEPHYCMPCQRKGNLMTSAKFWCKTTQSLFCESCKVDFHDMIHINCDVVDITETKSFLLNQSTSDKICNKHKEKMDYYCEDHKSIGCCKCITVGHRKCDAVATTEEYCEKLTSGHWLEEMRKSLQKGEKEMESLVKDFHLQLQSIADGKDTAMKNIDDLQEQIINRIEEMKKEITDDLIAKYKEERENLKVSSQKCERLKVAIQNTLESSTTAQQRNDHMDMILLYQRGQAEVESCRDLLREVQTSLSSISIEHEADLHMTSPRPALSFGKIIVRKQHQHTPADTNAFAKPLSERDVKELQKIYIKCPSDEYDCYSRGVVYLPDGRIVVGDDRNKKIKLIDTEGNVVDELKVNGSPYDMCMVDNTTVAVAMNINPGCICLVTVAPSKLILASEINIDKPCNGIAYRNGEFVVSSGRNVFIVTKDSPRAMTRQIHESSDTVFALSYDLNNGKLFTTHYASSTGSVVVGRLSSDNTYSSVLNVGVVEKALMAWTWTGKVTCMSVATVPTT, from the coding sequence ATGGCAGAAGGAGGTCCTCAGCTCACACCTCCGGACAATCCGTCTGGGAACTCACATCTTCTCGACTGTCCCATTTGTCTGGAACAGTTACGGCAGCCGAAGTGTCTACCATGTCACCATTCCCTTTGTCAGGAATGCTTGACCAGTTACATCATCCGCGAAGTGTCGGGGACGAGTGATACGGCGGTGTCCTTCACCTGTCCGGTATGTAGGAAACTAACCCACCCTGTGGACAAATCAGAAGACAAGGAGGACTGGGCCAAGCAGTTTCCGACCGACATAGCTGTCGTGGAGATGATAGAGTTGAAAAACAGGTCATCGGAACCACATTACTGTATGCCGTGCCAGAGGAAAGGGAACCTGATGACGTCAGCAAAGTTCTGGTGTAAAACAACTCAGTCTTTATTCTGTGAGTCATGTAAGGTGGATTTCCACGATATGATTCACATCAACTGTGATGTTGTAGATATAACAGAGACGAAGAGTTTCCTTCTGAACCAGTCAACATCAGACAAGATTTGTAACAAACACAAGGAAAAGATGGATTACTACTGTGAGGACCACAAATCCATCGGCTGTTGTAAATGTATAACAGTTGGCCACAGGAAATGTGACGCTGTGGCCACGACAGAAGAATACTGTGAGAAACTGACCAGTGGTCACTGGCTAGAGGAGATGAGGAAATCACTACAAAAAGGGGAAAAGGAAATGGAGTCACTGGTAAAGGACTTCCACCTACAACTCCAAAGTATTGCAGACGGCAAAGACACAGCAATGAAAAACATTGACGACCTACAGGAACAGATCATTAATCGTATTGAAGAGATGAAAAAGGAAATCACAGATGACTTGATAGCTAAGTATAAAGAGGAGAGAGAAAACCTGAAGGTGTCCAGTCAGAAGTGTGAACGACTGAAGGTCGCTATACAGAATACACTAGAGTCGTCCACTACAGCCCAACAGAGGAATGACCACATGGACATGATCCTGTTGTACCAACGAGGTCAGGCGGAGGTCGAGTCGTGTAGGGATTTACTGAGAGAGGTGCAGACATCACTTTCATCCATCAGTATAGAGCATGAAGCTGATCTCCACATGACAAGCCCAAGGCCAGCTTTGAGTTTTGGAAAAATCATTGTCCGAAAGCAGCACCAACATACTCCAGCTGATACAAATGCTTTCGCTAAACCTTTATCTGAGCGTGATGTCAAGGAGTTACAAAAGATTTACATTAAATGTCCATCCGATGAGTACGATTGTTATTCCCGTGGAGTTGTTTACCTACCAGATGGACGAATTGTGGTGGGAGATGAcagaaacaaaaaaatcaagttAATCGACACAGAAGGAAATGTTGTGGACGAGTTGAAGGTGAACGGAAGTCCTTATGACATGTGTATGGTTGACAACACCACCGTGGCGGTCGCTATGAACATTAATCCCGGATGTATCTGTTTAGTAACAGTCGCACCCTCTAAACTTATTCTGGCATCTGAAATAAACATCGACAAACCATGTAACGGTATAGCGTACAGAAATGGCGAATTCGTCGTCAGTTCAGGACGCAATGTGTTCATTGTGACTAAGGACAGTCCACGAGCGATGACACGCCAGATACATGAAAGTTCTGATACAGTATTTGCATTGTCATATGATTTAAATAATGGAAAACTCTTTACCACTCACTACGCAAGTAGCACTGGCAGTGTGGTTGTTGGTAGACTGTCCTCAGACAACACATACTCCAGTGTGTTGAATGTTGGTGTTGTGGAGAAAGCGCTTATGGCGTGGACGTGGACAGGGAAGGTAACGTGTATGTCTGTGGCTACGGTTCCAACAACGTGA
- the LOC117324612 gene encoding probable inactive tRNA-specific adenosine deaminase-like protein 3, producing MTTRPQRNGAETLNTRHPVSVLDDIYYRPVSLVDVFVCNVADKKKTAKLIQCLKKEFPLPNFCHLKRVRAVKDSPLQAIICDGSCDIDKVIITLSESQDYSTLSKPFKVKVPTSMPLTRQQYEESILYWPVNFHEDKSITKALTKQLFNTEEVDRIYCYMEEAIAMAKIGVESKQFPIGAVVVDPDQNEVIAKGYDLRHGSHPLQHATMVTIDLVARAQGGGMWPLEGYKSMYYRSPDDSLKSTPVTYPVLQSTPVTCPDIKSIPVTCPDIQSTPVTCPDIKSIPVTCPDIKSHVTCPDINKKFIKSGQTTGSGHCSKTSSDLIGTETDEVKEKTGPYLCTGYDIYLTREPCVMCAMALVHSRIGRVFYGSPFPQEGALGSKYKLHTQTGLNHHYQVFCDVLEAECGHLYDAAVT from the exons ATGACGACAAGACCACAGA GAAATGGTGCTGAAACTCTAAATACTAGACACCCTGTATCTGTCCTGGATGATATATACTACAGACCGGTCTCCTTAG TTGATGTGTTTGTGTGCAATGTTGCTGATAAGAAAAAGACCGCCAAGCTTATCCA gtGCCTCAAAAAAGAATTTCCATTACCTAATTTTTGTCATCTAAAGCGGGTACGAGCAGTGAAAG ATTCGCCCTTACAAGCTATCATTTGTGATGGGTCTTGTGACATTGACAAGGTCATAATTACCTTATCTGAATCTCAGGATTACTCGACCTTGTCAAAGCCCTTCAAGGTCAAGGTACCAACGTCGATGCCCTTGACCAGACAGCAGTACGAGGAATCCATTTTGTACTGGCCTGTTAATTTTCATGAAGACAAAAG CATCACCAAGGCTTTAACGAAGCAGTTATTCAACACAGAGGAAGTTGACAGAATTTACTGTTATATGGAAGAGGCAATAGCGATGGCAAAAATTGGCGTTGAATCCAAACAG TTTCCTATAGGTGCAGTGGTAGTGGATCCCGACCAGAATGAAGTGATCGCTAAAGGTTACGACCTTCGACACGGCTCTCATCCATTGCAGCATGCTACCATGGTGACCATTGACCTTGTGGCAAGGGCACAGGGTGGAGGGATGTGGCCTTTGGAAG GTTATAAGTCAATGTACTACAGATCTCCTGACGATAGTCTGAAGTCAACACCTGTCACATATCCAGTTCTCCAGTCAACACCCGTCACATGTCCAGATATCAAGTCAATACCCGTCACATGTCCAGATATCCAGTCAACACCCGTCACATGTCCAGATATCAAGTCAATACCCGTCACGTGTCCAGATATCAAGTCACATGTCACATGTCCAGATATCAATAAAAAGTTCAttaaatctggtcaaacaacAGGCAGTGGTCATTGTTCTAAGACCAGTAGTGACCTCATTGGAACAGAGACTGATGAAGTGAAAGAGAAGACTGGACCGTACCTGTGTACCGGTTAcgacatctatctgaccagggagccgtgtgttat GTGCGCTATGGCCCTCGTTCATTCCCGGATAGGACGTGTCTTCTATGGAAGTCCATTTCCTCAGGAAGGAGCGCTCGGATCAAAATACAAGCTTCACACTCAGACAGGTCTCAACCACCACTACCAAGTCTTCTGTGATGTGTTGGAAGCTGAGTGTGGACATCTGTACGACGCAGCTGTAACATAG